The sequence AACAGCCGATGCCGAAATCGTCGACACGATCCTCATCGATGCCGCCAGCGAGCAACCCCGGCTGCTACCGCAGCCAAATCCGCCCGAATCACCCGAGCCAGTGCGGCTTGAGTGATTCACCCGCCGCGACCCGCCTTACACTCCGTAAGCGGGCTGCGGCTTTTTTTTAGCGGTCAGAGATGATGCAGTAGACGCGATGGCCAAGTGACGTAGTCTGCAAACGAAAATATAGCAAAGACATGCTAATTATTGGGCAGCTCTTCACGACGGAATCGTGAATCCTCTCGAATACCTCCTCCGAGATTTCGGCCGAATTGAACAAGATTCCGTCAGGAATTGCCGCTCCAAAAGATGGTCGGAGTTTTTTGACCGGGCGACCTTAAACTTATTCGTTGTTATTGGACGTCGCTCGCGCTCTCCGACTGACCAAAATACCGCTCGAGAGACTTCGCAACTTCATTGCCCCCTATCGTCGTTGAGTCCGTGGTGACAAATCTATCTTTACTTCGAAGGGCTGAATATGCAGTCGCACGCACTACGGGATCCGAATCGGTCAATCCGTAAAGCAACAGAGCCAAACTCTGTGCATCGGACTTATCGACCAGCGATTTAATCGCACGTCGACGCGCGAAGAAATCGTTCCCAGCAAGGGTTGAGCGTGCTTCCAACTGTCTGACTCTTACGTGAAGACTCTCGTTTTCAATAGCTAACCTCGTTCGATCTGTATACCAACCAAATAGAATCGCAGCAGTCAAGGCGACAATGAGCAACGATTTAATATGATACCTAATCATGGAGACAATCGATCATGGAGATACTCAGAAAGCACGTCTTGTAGTCAACACTCCAAAGCCGCAACTCTTTTTGCCTTTTGGCTTTGGACAACAATTCCACCATCCAAACATCGCGTAATTAACCTGAGAAATCGGAGTGTTCCAACCTGGGATGCCTGAGGCTAAGTCCCCGTCGGGGTCTGGCGCCGGCCCCTCTTTTTTCTCAATAGTATAACCGCAGCCCATATCACGTTTAATGGTTTGGTTTCTAAACCACATTGCCTCCAGGCTCGGTGAGTGCGGAACGACCCGTGCATCAATCGCCTCGGCAACCCAACCCCGACTGTGGCATTCAGCGTCAGCCCCTTGTTCACTCCCACGGACAGGGTTAATCACTTGATGACTGTCTCCTTGAACATCGCCATCTGAGCTGTCACGTCCTCGGAGCCAGACCTTACGGTTACCCTGCATCACGAAACCAACCAACTCGGTTGTACACCAAGTGCACATTTTGCCGGGCTCATCGGATGCAACACACGCTGGGCATCCAGCGACACAGTCTTTTTGATAACGAGTTTGACAGATCGTCTGCACAATGAATCCGGCCGGAGCCCAACGCCCCGTGGGTTCAGCGTCGACAGGATTGCTTAATGAAAAATCCATCAGGTAATCAAAGTTACCGCATCCGCTACACGTCAGATTTTTCGGAGTTGCATGGAGAGAGAGTGATACCCATCCGGTTGGATCGACCTCAGACAAGCCGAATTTATTTGCGTACTTATTCCAACCTCCCAAGATCCCAATCGGGTCTCTGGAGCAGAACCTACCCGCAACCGGGTCGTACATGCGGGCGCGGTAGTGATACAGCCTGAGATCTTCA is a genomic window of Novipirellula aureliae containing:
- a CDS encoding HEAT repeat domain-containing protein, which produces MIRYHIKSLLIVALTAAILFGWYTDRTRLAIENESLHVRVRQLEARSTLAGNDFFARRRAIKSLVDKSDAQSLALLLYGLTDSDPVVRATAYSALRSKDRFVTTDSTTIGGNEVAKSLERYFGQSESASDVQ
- a CDS encoding RHS repeat domain-containing protein, which encodes MRQRLCQLTIGYHRNQQYSVTALTDGGGLVKERYAYDAYGTPTISDASGTTLTTTSENNRSTYTGREWDEDLRLYHYRARMYDPVAGRFCSRDPIGILGGWNKYANKFGLSEVDPTGWVSLSLHATPKNLTCSGCGNFDYLMDFSLSNPVDAEPTGRWAPAGFIVQTICQTRYQKDCVAGCPACVASDEPGKMCTWCTTELVGFVMQGNRKVWLRGRDSSDGDVQGDSHQVINPVRGSEQGADAECHSRGWVAEAIDARVVPHSPSLEAMWFRNQTIKRDMGCGYTIEKKEGPAPDPDGDLASGIPGWNTPISQVNYAMFGWWNCCPKPKGKKSCGFGVLTTRRAF